Within the Pagrus major chromosome 4, Pma_NU_1.0 genome, the region TTGACTTCAGTTATATTGTTGTAACAAAAtaaccattttctttttttttcgtGACGTGGATAAATTGACCCCAAGCAGCAGTTATTATGTGGAACTTGCAAAAGACCAAACATGTCCTTccttaatttgtattttatgatGAAACTGGTCACTGGTGTCAGACATAATTCGGGGAGGAATATTTCGAAAGAGTAAACAGTGGCACGCAACAAAATTAATGTGCAGGGAAGAGAGATGTGACTGCTTTGAGTTAGGTATGTAAGCTGTCAGTGCACTGAGACACTGAGCTACTGATTAACTGAACATATTCATGTGTAGTTATACCATGAGAATGACTTAATGCAGAGTGCTGTTTCAGcaataaatacagtattttacaaCAGCTGTAGTGCTGACAGTAAATTATAGTATATAaggtcatacttgagtaaaagtaaagaaattgtgttacaatattactttggtaaaagtgaaattcaCTCATATGGATCGCacaaaagtcttaaagtatctcatattaaatgtactccaagtaaaagttaattatacatatattttcatgtatttatatactgtatactacaggtcagcctggctgattattggatctgataaGCACCATTTTTCCGATCATCAGAATCAGTGTGGTTTTTATTTGtcgataaaataaattgattaaaaaatgtgcgACTTTccctctgatgcagcatgcgAACTGcaaactagtaactaaagttttcAATtgaatgtagtgagtaaaaagtacaatatttgcctccaaaatatGATGGAGCGGatgtataaagtaacagaaaatggaaatggtcaagtgaagtacaagtacctcaaaattgtactttaatATATAGCACACAGTCTCACCTAATACTTATCTGataatgtgactgtgtgtgcactgtataTTATAATGTATCAAACAGCATGTTTGGATGTGAACAGTGTTAACAGGAGGCTCACAAGTTTAAAGGGGCATTGCTTATGAATTTCAGCAGTAAAGGAACCTCTTGCAACATGTGGCTGCAGTGGTGTCTGTCACAAACAGCGTTAACACTGCTTCCACCTGGTGGTCTTACATGAACACACCGTGTCTCTCACTGCTGCCACAGTGACTTCACGTAGAACCACATGAGAAACCACATTATCGCCACTGACATTAACCAGAAGGCTGACCTGTGCATGCCCGAATTAAATGCagcacattaaaatgtttgattttgaagATCTCTGTACGTGTAAACAGTGTTGCATCCACAATTTTGTCCATCCTCAGCATGTTAAATTTCAGGCAAAATATTAAGCAGGACCTTCACCACTCTCCACTCCATCATactccacctccatctcacTCATGAAGAgaacaacatacagtatgcaatACTTCCTGTAATTGGAGGAGCCACTTTAGCAGTGAGGAGGGCTtttgggaggaggagggatatTGTAATAACTGAGAAGTCTGTGATTGGACGAATGCAGTGGAGCATGAAGGGTGCCCCGGTTTCACCTGTGATTTAATCTGAGCTCCAGAGAAATTTTCTGCTATCGCTGGCTCCTGTGTAGCCGGTGACACGTCTATACTGAACACCTTCCTGCTCACCTGAAGCTTTGGACTGCAGCATGCAACAACCAGGCCGGCTGAGGCTGAGGCCGTGGCTGGAGGAGCAGATTCAGTCTGGGAGGTATCCAGGAGTCAGCTGGCTGGACCAGGTTAGACCCCTCCATCTCACCCTCatcccatacacacacatgcacacacacagctgggggCAAGAAGTTTTCACTTTGGGAAGTGCACAAAGAATAAAGCATGAATCATGAAATACTCTTGTTctattattgcattttattcaACAGCCAGCGCAAATCTTCCAAATCCCGTGGAAACATGCAGCGCGACATGGCTGGAGTATTGACCGAGATGCTACACTCTTCAGGAGCTGGGCCATGCACACTGGTAGgagcaaaatgtgtttttgtttttgagacaCTTTGCCTAATACCTTGTGTCACACTGATGCTTTGTGGAGTAAAACCACAGCAGAAAAAGCTTTGTGATCTCCAGGTAACTGACAGAGTGGACTTCTGGGGTCAGAGCCACAGCACTGAACTGGGCGGCATGGTTGAAATATCATGATACGATAACATTTATCAGAATGTGCCAAATGTATTCATcaatatttgtgtatttaactGTTTCCACTGTGATGTGTTCACACATGTAAAAAGGAAACGTCACACGCCTCTTacagtttttaatttcagttttcatGGATAATACGACAACAATAATATTGAATGATCACTCAGCCCAACGGCAAAAGTTGTGTCCTAATGAAAGTGACCACAAGTGACTGACCACCTCGTGTCTGTCTGTTAAGAGTCTACGCCTCACTTTCAGATTCTTTTGACTTCTGCGTCTGTAGTTTAATTCTGGCCAGGGGTCTGTCAGTAAAGGTTAAAATGCCCTAAAAAAACATTAGCTTTAGTGGATGACTTAATTCATGAGAAAGTCTTAAATCCACACAATAAACCTTAGACAGTATTATTTCTTGAATTTACATTATTTTAGTTAGAAAACACAGTTTCTAAATGTGAAGTTGAAATGCAGAAGATGTTTTCACTGCATTTTTGGCAAACGATTTCAACCACCCTGATGGGATCTGCCTGCAGACCTGTTTCCTGCTTAGCTGGAGTATTTCCAGTGAACAGCCACCACGGTTCAGTCCACGTTTTTCTAGACTTTCCACATTCCCAGTTCACTGCTAGGAGATGAACATACACAGCAACCTTTTAATAACAGCAGCGTGTGCCACTTACAACATATTAATCATCCTCGGGAGCGGTCACAAACAGTTATCTCACTTCAATCAGGGCAGCTCCCTTTAACGAAAACTAAATGCTGAACTGAAAGAAACACACTTGTTAGTGTGCACAAACACCTCcccattaaaaacaaaccaggTTGGCCCTGTTGTAATACACAGTAATGTAAAATCAAGTACGATCAGGTGCAAATTATTTATAGCATTCCTTTCAGTTCATTTAATTGGCATCTTCTCTAAAGTAATCTTTTATCAGTTACCTGTTAACAGTGGTCAAACAAATAACACTGAGTGATTTGATTTGCTTTTTGTACATTATTTAGTGTCCAGAATccacaaaatatgaaacattaaacactttattctaatttatttattcattttaatcagaagatcttcattgactgatttttctatgcctgaacaaactaaataaacaaactctcttcgcattccgactgaataaactgaataaactaactgactttaaaggacaacacaatttcatactgttttactttgtttatatttggcgaACCCTGCCACTTCCCTAGCTtcaaacattttcctctgagaacagcttgtttattcagttacggaaaaaatataaatatttctgagtttgtattattacctcattaatattgtaaatattacaattctgtgttgtgaatttcttctccaaaactacataatgcccctttagcGTAATAATAATTTGATAATCCaattatcattgttgttttttttttcctttctctgtttttttaaattcttatcAAGGGGAATTAGTaggatttttcttcttctttttcttcttcttcttcttcttcttcttattattattattactattattatgtATACATTTATGAAGGTATTAAGTTGTCTATTGAAACCAGATTTATACAGAAAGCCGAAGaggttcttttttatttatttacttatttatattattgtatcctttttttttttttttttttttttttaatttaatagttatcattattattactgttattaacaCTGGTGACGGGATGGGGAAATAGGGATGGtgactgtaaacaaaaaacaaaaacaaaaatgtgttcaaagaAAAGTAGAATGTGTGACTATGTAAAGCATGTGTCAAATTGACTGAAATGAAcacaataaagtataaaaaaaaaaaaataaaaaaaaaaaatttgataatCCTCTCTAaccaacgcacacacacacacacacacacacacacacacacgtcacacactCCAGTCTTGGGAAAGTCACGCTTCGTGACTGCATCACATCATGGGAAAGCTCCAGTTCAGATCGTATTGCTGTCAAAGTACAGCAGGATGGCTCTTCAAGAGATCTACAAAGAACATATGCAACAGATAACTATATGACAGATGCATACTGTTTAGCATGGCTACGTTCCAAAACtgagctcagcattcaacacaataaTTGGtaacaattaatttatttttaatagaaCAAACCCAACAGTAAAGtagaatataatatataactgaACTTTCAATTGAGCAACCGTCAAAAAGATCAGATGCTCTTTGACACAAAACCTAAGAAGGCTCTTCACGTCACTAATGAGTGTGGGAGGTTGAAGTTGTGTGCTGTAAGTGATCCATTAGTTTAAAAGCTCCGGTGATTTTATGACTGAGGCCAGCAATTATATTCAAAGGGCTGGCTGAGACCCAACTCACATTAGATATGAGAAAGGACTCTGGATGACAGTACAGTTGATGATAAATGGTCTGACAGCTGGTGATAGATAACGTTCTTTTCAAAGGAGGAAGTACATTTCCAGTTTTAACAGTTGTGTTTAAgggtgaaaacaaagagatacATATTACTGAGTGACAGGCAGAGGTCTGATTTGATTAGATTCCTGTTTTATTGAGCAGTTCTAACTCTTATCAGGTTCCGTGTCTCTTCCAAAGAAGCACACTTGATAACAAAGGTGATAATTTGCATACAGATTATATGAATTAGTCTTTATCGTGTAACTTAAAGGTGTAGGTAAGGCCTTTTTCAACTTCTTTTATAGAAGGGCCAGATTTGGAAAATTAAAGTGTGGTGCCAAGGGCCCAGACTTTTACATTCCTTAGGTCTGAGCtagcattttaaatgtgttaaaacaatgcaCTCTTTTGTCTTTGCTCGATCAGATTTCACAATTGAAAACGATTGTTAGGCCTGCGTATACATAAATGCAGGAAAAATTGCACCTTTTCAATCTTAGAAGTAGGTTGTCAGTTTGACTCATAATTCCCCAGCTTACACAGCCtgggttatttatttatttgttttattgaaagAGTATTTCTGTGCTTGGCAGCAGGCATAACTAATGGATTGGCTACAATGAAGTTGTTAAAGGGCCGCATTTAGCCCGTGGGCCGCCAGTTGgaaactttttttcatgtttattttttaaatgattcataacAATCATATTTCTTCGGAGAGCTGTGGGAGGCTCGCACATCTTGTCCTGTTTTGCAAATTACTACAACGGAGGTGGTGAATACAAAGTTCGCACAGTTAGTTTGTTACAGTGGCCACATTTATGGAAAATATATGCCAGGTTTATATATAACATACATTTCCTGTAATGCACcctgaaaatcttgtttttgctgacctccagtggtttAGCTTCTCACCTCGCTGCAGTGATGTGACAGTGGACCTGTGCATCACTGCAGTGTGGTGAGAAGCTAAGCCACTGTTGGGTGCCCTGACAGCTGCAACAAAACCTACTTCTGACCACATTAACCCACATTCCTCAGTGATGCTGTCGTCAGAGCTTGAAACTTTGACTCTTTAAACGTACTATGAATGGGCAAAAATTGGTCAGTCTTGATCTGTACTAATGTGTTAAAACACCAAGGTCAGGTGGTCAGTCTGGCTCGAGCTCTTCTGTTTCAGGTAGACTGAATTTCCAACTAGGCTTAGTGCACTGGGCCCCAAAACTCTGAAGCTTTGTTTGTCTCATTTCTACTAATTCTTTGTGACTATGCATCACTAAAACAATTcatattgaaaaaataattttcttttattcaaatGACCACATAGCAAATGAGAGGCCAGGTTTTccagtattaaaaaaacagggaCCCAAACTAAAAActtaaacatgcaaacacaccaacacttTTGTCTGTCCACTTGTCCACTTCAGGGCGGTACCGTCCAGGCAAAGACAAGCCGGATCCCAAGACATGGAAGGCGAACTTCCGCTGTGCCTTGAATTCTCTGCCTGACATCTGTGAGCTGCAGGAGCACAGCAGGAAGAGAGGCAGCAACGCCTACAGAGTCTACAGGATGATGcccagcacacaaacacacagacgcaGGAGAGGTAAGCGACGCCTTTATGATGTGTTCATCACTTCAGAGGTGAACATGTCCTGACACGGGCAGACCTCGTGTGACAGTGctgtcctgtcctctctcaGGGCTGCGGTTTTTCAGCAGGCCTCGAGACAGACAGACCAGTTTAGGTGATGATGCGTACACCACGCACACGTGGCAACCCACCACAACCAGACCCATTTCAGACACACCACAGAAGGCGGAGACCCCTGCACAAGACACATTCGGCAACACTCAAACACACGGTGAGATGCTTGTTGTCAAATCTTTTTTAGTTGTTCTTCTGATTGTTGCCTCTGTATCCTGGTTAGGATGatggttattgttgttgtgcaGGGATGTGGGAGGCCAAACCAGAGGACCAGGAGCAGAGTGAGGCTGTGTTTAAGGTATCAGACCTTTAATGTACTGTCCCTCTGACTAAACAAAATGAGTTTTGTTCTTTTGACTGCTTAGAGATCAGTTGCACATTCCTAGGATGCAGTTTTGGCTCCGTCTGTCTGACTGTGGGTATTTTGTCTCCTGTAGTTGATGGACCACTTAAGCAACGCTGACCTCTGGAACCAGACTGGGGAGCAGAGAGGATGGAGAACAAGCACGCTGTGGAACCAATGGCACTGTACGACACTATACGTATTATTCTatagtttgtgtttctgtgtttataaGGACTGTCCTTGACTCCTTAAAGGTAAAGATTTCAGCTGAACAAAGTGGCgtaaatttaatgtttaatcctCACAGTTTTATGATTTCCTTCAATACTTGATTCATTGAGAAAAATCTGTCAGATTGCATCAGTATCGTGTTATTATTGTATGTATGTAGGCaaatgttggtgtgtgtgaataaTCGCATGCTGTGGACAGACAGAAGTTTAGAGGTCCTTTCGTTTTCTGTCAATTCAcatttacatgtgtgttttgtgctccTCAGGTGCTGGTGATGATAACCCGTACTCTCTGCACACAGACTACAACGATCTGTTTTGTCCAAACTACATCAAggagctctctgattggtccacacATCAGCAAACACTGATGTTGTAGCTGTGCACCAactcctcatcctcctgctctgtgtgttgcCCGTATATTTTCCTTCAGGGTTTTCTTGCAAACCTTCAGCTGTTTTCCCTCCTGCCGTCTATCTGCTGAGCTGACCGCTGAAAAAGAGAAACGGGAGAGGGGGAGCGGACGAGGAATATTGCtccgtcagtcagtcagtcagacggGCGGTCATTGTCTCTGCTGAGCATGCTGATCAAGATGAAGATCCTGTTCCAAGCCAAGCTTTACCTCTGTCATCATCACTTGGGTTCACTGTGGTTCAAGTGGCTCAAACTCACTGAAACGACACAAAGCTCACAGCACAGCTTACAGAGTAAACAGATCTCATTTCGCTTCAGTGCAGCATCAGTTATTTCTCTGAGTTTTACTGGATGTTTAGGCAACATAAAGTGCAGTACATGTGGCACTGATAGTTTGTAGGTTTATGTTCTTTTGTGAGTGAAATTAAAAACCCCCATGTTCACCACCAAACACAGTAAGCTGACTTATgttgcaatatatatatatatatatatatatatatatatatatatatatatatatatatatatatatgtatatttctgTCATGTGTTTGATGCCTATACCTTTTATACCTTTTATACCTTTTTTTACCAGCTTTTAAGATTTgataaagagagacaaaaagaaagtgtgttttcaATATTTCAGACAACAAGATGGTGCGGTTTATTTTGAGTAATTTTGTATGGCCTGTATTGtgcttgttttgtattttttatagcTTGCTTGACTACCCAATTAATAATCACAGAGGTCCAATCTGTCAATCATTTTCGGATTGTTTTTGCCCTCATATGTAAGGCACATGTATCAACATACTGTAAAAATATTATTGTCATTGTCTGTGTGAGAAGACTGACTCCTAGTTCATCTTACTTGATTAAATAAACTTCAATAACACCTGTAACCAGCCGGGGAATAAAGAAGATTCCCACAGTCGTTACACTCGATCCTCCACTGAACTGATGTCTTCAGTCAAACATAAGCTGACCTGTAGTGGCCCTTATTTGTTTACTGACTTTAAAACTTGCATTTATTGTCTTAACGTGTtaataaagatatttttcaaCCGTGCGTAACACTATCTAATGTGGTCATTAAAATCGCTCAGgacatcattggtacccatcaTCCCAGGGCACCGATAGACTTACCTGAGCCCAGGACAAACAGACCTTCAAAGGACCCCCCGGCATATTGAATTTTAAGGGTTAGAAGACCTTTGGGGGCCTCCCATGACCCAGGGCCCAGGACAGCTGACCAGATTATTAGTGATATCAGTGATGTGTCAGCCCGCAGGATACTAaaggacaaaaagacaaatccACTCCAGCCACAGCCTGTTCATCCTGCTGCATTCTGGCAAGAGATACACGAGTGCCCTCTGCCAAAAAAAACCATGGCGAAGTGGCTTCTTTTCCTCATTCTCAACATTCCACCACAGATAATAGCTGTTTTCCTTTGTGAAGCATAAAGGGACTAAAACTTAATTCTTCGTTGTACAAcactgttgtaaaatgacagttAAATAAACCTTTGAATGTGAGGTTAATATACAATgacatttaattcaatttaatacCAGCCATACAACACTATTCTTACACCAGTGCTGGTCTTTGCAGGATTTCTTATTGATATAGGccttgacattttgacttgtcattgCAAGTCACTAGTTGTGGCTCTGCTTGTTTTAAGTGTCATGATGCCATTCCAGTGTGTCAGCATGGCACACCTGAATGTAATGCAGCCTGCGATAACATCTGAGCCTTTCCTGACTGGCCAGCTACATGTCTAATgatgacacacacctgacattTGAGATTGTCAAGTTAGTGAGAAAGTAATTAAGTGCATTTGCTCAGTACAAATAAATGATAAGATTATAAAATTGTCAGTGAGGGAAggtaaccaagtacatttaacCTAAGTACACGCAATACCACAGTACACTTTTAgggtacttttactttgctggagtgtatttattttatacGTCACTACATTTCAGTggcaaatatatattttacagctactgctacttgtcagattaagattttacatgaaaaatataTTAGTTTTTATAATTGTGATGCTCCATAGTGTCATGAGGAGCGTCTGTTAACTGTTGGGTTGTAAATTGTAAACTGTTGTTGGTTTGATTTGGTTTAATAAAGCATTCTTCAAACGTTAACAATGGACTCGTCTCCCTTTTTGTTGTGACCTCCTGAGCTGGGTCATGACATAGTATAAATACCCAATAGTATatgaaacagttaaaaaataGCTTCACATAGACCAACTAAGATACAACATTTAAGTATTGCTTACACGTGAATTCATAATCCAAAAATATAACAGAACGCTGACAGGGGCTAGTTTTACTTTGAGACTTAAAAGTATGTACTTTTACTTAGTAAGTCATTTGAATAATTCTTCCACTGTTGCACATTGTCAAGATTAGATGAGTGGCCGTTTAGCTTGTGACCCCCTACAGTGTCTGGTTTGGACCTACATTTCAGATGTCTACGAGTTGTTAGCACTTCCAAACTcctctttgtttcactttaaCAGTTTCAGGCCCAAAGTGGTAAAATGTTCcattatttcacaaaaacaagcaaagaaaAGTTCACTACCCTTCtcatttatcttgtgaccctttGGAAGAGCCATGGGACTAAATTACTGAACTGTATCTGAAGtagataaagacaaaaacaacagcaaaacagtaTTAACAATCTAATtatttgattgaaaaataataaatcagtcaAAAGACTGTTGTCGGAGCACAAGAAGGACAACTTTTACCCATGTAGGATTTTGAAAGCTGGACTTTTACTTGTGGTGGACTTTTTCACAttgatgttttgatttttttagttAAGTTCaggatatt harbors:
- the irf1a gene encoding interferon regulatory factor 1a; protein product: MQQPGRLRLRPWLEEQIQSGRYPGVSWLDQPAQIFQIPWKHAARHGWSIDRDATLFRSWAMHTGRYRPGKDKPDPKTWKANFRCALNSLPDICELQEHSRKRGSNAYRVYRMMPSTQTHRRRRGLRFFSRPRDRQTSLGDDAYTTHTWQPTTTRPISDTPQKAETPAQDTFGNTQTHGMWEAKPEDQEQSEAVFKLMDHLSNADLWNQTGEQRGWRTSTLWNQWHCAGDDNPYSLHTDYNDLFCPNYIKELSDWSTHQQTLML